One stretch of Microbacterium terrae DNA includes these proteins:
- a CDS encoding YfhO family protein, translating into MPQATQKSSATAPGHPTPDSDGATDATEPSTPGVPPDGPDAAVRRRWWRRPEAIGIAAVLAGLIAVLTVHLGPALVGAKTFSAMDRLMSVAPWWNGGPKAPVMNPFLGDSIDSLIPSYIQIRERLAEGDWALWSSLAGPGTELLASTNTPTLTLSTIWFLALPTVYATGFVKLVEIALAMGGMYLWMRRIGLGRPASLLAGVFYCGSGFFVGWATWSAQASVAAMMPALFWAIERFIARKTLRSALPIAVVVALLLLGGFPAAAGHALYAGGLYFIVRLIADRAAHPGVAGFKLFAAGVGAVILGVALSAVQVLPLAFGLADTDLSVRSGQFFSQQPLSSFMSMFFPGSLFDLGYGPDTNPIEAYAFLGMGAVFFAAVAVLTPRLAHQAKAVVPFLAVGALLAAAVVWYQGWWTAWLSGLPVFSGNNSGRLRDIVCLFACALAAIGVERIFTAAEATRKRLLVITAVALLGFGALTVLIWWLYPDLSTRTLALDAVPALLIIALAGVAVVWFRRRAVRTAAFAGVALLAALQMSTSVSNYWPLNDVDDFYPELALIDRIDDEIGADRVLTSGSFMGSTAAAYGVRSATAHSFQPTTWREYLEALQLGAFGAGQSPTNPTLTFPGTETAAQTALLDRLGAAAWTTSFDTIVPGEIQTPSGGAWAAPAAGGGTVQVAAGTAIEVPLSAPGIRAVTITVVDAVPPQTEGLTVTAEVVDAAGAVVATGEAARSHLNPGPLTFAVAGEDLPSGDLTLRLTASVPVGLAADSSGAVDVGVTVPTDDGLQMVYADSHGTVWTRESALPRIRWAGSSVVEEDAQARLALLADPALDRDTVVLSADGAGAGDGGDAELEVTADTGDAIDVTVDAETGGHLVVADWMHRGWRVTVDGEPAEIVEADHAMSAVYVPAGTHEVAFTYTGVGVVAGAAVSGLSLVVVAGVVIVTGLRRRRADDHGDAERTDAEGDAERTDAEGDAERTDDPERADDAGTAGDAERPEAVTPR; encoded by the coding sequence GTGCCGCAGGCCACGCAGAAATCGAGCGCGACCGCGCCGGGGCATCCGACCCCTGACTCCGACGGCGCGACCGACGCGACCGAGCCGTCGACGCCGGGCGTGCCGCCCGACGGTCCCGACGCCGCCGTGCGCCGCCGCTGGTGGCGCCGCCCCGAGGCGATCGGCATCGCCGCGGTGCTGGCCGGACTGATCGCGGTCCTGACGGTCCACCTCGGTCCGGCGCTCGTGGGCGCGAAGACCTTCTCGGCGATGGACCGGCTGATGTCGGTGGCGCCGTGGTGGAACGGCGGCCCGAAGGCGCCGGTCATGAACCCGTTCCTCGGCGACAGCATCGACTCGCTGATCCCGTCGTACATCCAGATCCGCGAGCGTCTCGCGGAGGGCGACTGGGCGCTGTGGTCGAGTCTCGCCGGTCCCGGCACGGAGCTGCTCGCGAGCACCAACACGCCGACGCTGACGCTGTCGACGATCTGGTTCCTCGCGCTCCCCACGGTGTACGCGACCGGGTTCGTCAAGCTCGTCGAGATTGCGCTCGCCATGGGCGGCATGTACCTGTGGATGCGGCGCATCGGTCTGGGTCGCCCCGCCAGCCTCCTCGCCGGTGTCTTCTACTGCGGCTCGGGCTTCTTCGTGGGCTGGGCGACGTGGTCGGCGCAGGCCTCGGTGGCCGCGATGATGCCGGCGCTGTTCTGGGCGATCGAGCGCTTCATCGCCCGCAAGACCCTCAGATCGGCTCTGCCGATCGCCGTCGTCGTGGCATTGCTGCTCCTCGGCGGCTTCCCTGCGGCCGCGGGCCATGCGCTGTACGCCGGTGGCCTCTACTTCATCGTGCGTCTGATCGCCGATCGCGCCGCACACCCCGGCGTCGCCGGATTCAAGCTCTTCGCCGCGGGCGTGGGCGCGGTGATCCTCGGTGTCGCGCTCTCGGCGGTGCAGGTGCTGCCGCTCGCGTTCGGGCTCGCCGACACCGACCTCTCGGTGCGCAGCGGCCAGTTCTTCTCGCAGCAGCCGCTGAGCTCGTTCATGTCGATGTTCTTCCCCGGGTCGCTGTTCGACCTGGGTTACGGGCCCGACACCAACCCGATCGAGGCCTACGCCTTCCTCGGCATGGGCGCCGTGTTCTTCGCGGCGGTCGCGGTGCTGACCCCGCGACTCGCTCACCAGGCCAAGGCTGTCGTGCCCTTCCTCGCCGTCGGAGCGCTCCTCGCCGCGGCGGTCGTCTGGTACCAGGGATGGTGGACCGCCTGGCTCTCGGGGCTGCCGGTCTTCAGCGGCAACAACTCCGGGCGTCTCCGCGACATCGTGTGCCTCTTCGCGTGCGCCCTCGCGGCGATCGGCGTGGAGCGGATCTTCACCGCGGCCGAGGCGACACGCAAGCGTCTGCTGGTCATCACCGCGGTCGCCCTCCTCGGGTTCGGCGCGCTGACCGTGCTGATCTGGTGGCTCTACCCCGACCTCTCCACGCGCACCCTCGCGCTCGACGCCGTGCCGGCGCTGCTGATCATCGCCCTCGCGGGCGTGGCGGTCGTCTGGTTCCGGCGTCGCGCGGTGCGGACGGCGGCGTTCGCCGGCGTCGCGCTGCTCGCGGCGCTGCAGATGAGCACTTCGGTGTCGAACTACTGGCCTCTCAATGACGTCGACGACTTCTACCCCGAACTCGCGCTCATCGACCGGATCGACGATGAGATCGGCGCCGACCGCGTGCTGACGTCGGGCTCGTTCATGGGGTCGACCGCCGCCGCGTACGGCGTGCGCTCCGCGACCGCCCACTCGTTCCAGCCGACCACCTGGCGCGAGTACCTCGAAGCGCTCCAGCTCGGCGCGTTCGGCGCGGGTCAGTCGCCGACCAACCCGACGCTCACCTTCCCGGGCACAGAGACAGCGGCGCAGACCGCCCTGCTCGACCGCCTCGGGGCGGCGGCCTGGACGACGTCGTTCGACACGATCGTGCCCGGCGAGATCCAGACCCCGTCGGGCGGTGCGTGGGCCGCCCCGGCCGCCGGTGGCGGGACGGTTCAGGTCGCCGCCGGCACCGCCATCGAGGTGCCGCTCAGCGCGCCCGGCATCCGTGCCGTCACCATCACGGTCGTCGACGCCGTGCCGCCGCAGACCGAGGGGCTCACGGTCACCGCCGAGGTCGTCGACGCCGCGGGCGCGGTCGTCGCGACCGGCGAGGCTGCGCGCAGCCACCTCAACCCCGGACCTCTGACGTTCGCCGTCGCCGGAGAGGATCTGCCGAGCGGCGACCTGACGCTGCGCCTGACCGCCTCGGTGCCGGTCGGTCTCGCGGCGGATTCCTCGGGTGCGGTCGATGTCGGCGTCACCGTTCCGACCGACGACGGCCTGCAGATGGTCTACGCCGACTCGCACGGCACCGTGTGGACGCGCGAGAGCGCCTTGCCCCGCATCCGCTGGGCCGGCTCGAGTGTCGTGGAGGAGGACGCGCAGGCCCGGCTGGCCCTGCTCGCCGACCCCGCGCTCGACCGAGACACCGTGGTCCTCTCCGCCGACGGGGCGGGCGCCGGCGACGGCGGAGACGCTGAGCTCGAGGTGACGGCCGACACCGGAGACGCGATCGACGTGACGGTGGATGCCGAGACGGGCGGCCACCTCGTCGTGGCCGACTGGATGCATCGCGGCTGGCGGGTGACGGTCGACGGCGAACCCGCCGAGATCGTCGAGGCCGATCACGCCATGAGCGCCGTGTACGTGCCGGCCGGAACGCACGAGGTCGCGTTCACCTACACCGGGGTCGGCGTGGTCGCCGGTGCCGCGGTCAGCGGACTGTCGCTGGTCGTCGTCGCCGGGGTGGTGATCGTCACCGGTCTGCGCCGTCGCCGCGCGGATGACCACGGCGACGCGGAGCGCACCGACGCCGAGGGCGACGCGGAGCGCACCGACGCCGAGGGCGACGCGGAGCGCACCGACGACCCAGAGCGCGCCGACGACGCGGGCACTGCGGGCGACGCGGAACGCCCCGAGGCCGTCACCCCGAGGTGA
- a CDS encoding ABC transporter ATP-binding protein produces the protein MADSTTRPDIVRLSHTTKHFVVRKDNSLKDRIVHLGRLGRAHRQRFVAVDDVSLTIEAGTTVGLLGANGSGKSTLLKLIGGIVAPTTGTVETRGRMAALLELGAGFHPDLSGRENVYLNASILGLSRAEIDDRFDAILAFSGIGDFIDTAVKFYSSGMYVRLAFAVAVHTDPDILLVDEVLAVGDEAFQRKCMERIGQFRDEGRTIILVSHSAQQVAELCDRGIVLKDGEVVFDGETNQAISALRDVLEGRRVGEAPPEQTQHPIQVKRIELLDAAGQSTKVVAEGDPLTVRVHVDALRPIERWELGFSIDTPLGHMALASNTEVLGVRLDPISGPTQVDLTIDATHFGPGQYFVNANAAGVSEESSHGLMQGAMFTVTTDNTTFGTVAAGVSVEQVPGRSDDSAG, from the coding sequence ATGGCAGACTCAACTACGCGTCCCGACATCGTTCGGCTCTCGCACACCACGAAGCACTTCGTCGTCCGCAAGGACAACAGCCTCAAGGACCGCATCGTGCACCTGGGGAGGCTCGGCCGCGCTCACCGGCAGCGCTTCGTCGCGGTCGACGACGTCTCCCTCACGATCGAGGCCGGAACGACGGTCGGTCTCCTCGGGGCGAACGGCTCCGGAAAGAGCACCCTCCTCAAGCTCATCGGCGGGATCGTCGCCCCGACGACGGGCACGGTCGAGACGCGTGGGCGGATGGCCGCGCTCCTCGAGCTGGGGGCAGGGTTCCATCCCGACCTCAGCGGTCGGGAGAACGTCTACCTCAACGCATCGATCCTCGGGCTCAGCCGCGCTGAGATCGATGATCGCTTCGATGCGATCCTCGCCTTCAGCGGTATCGGCGACTTCATCGACACCGCAGTGAAGTTCTACTCCTCGGGCATGTACGTGCGGTTGGCGTTCGCAGTCGCCGTGCACACCGATCCCGACATCCTGCTGGTCGACGAGGTGCTGGCGGTCGGCGACGAGGCCTTCCAGCGCAAGTGCATGGAGCGGATCGGCCAATTCCGAGATGAGGGACGCACGATCATCCTCGTCAGTCACTCCGCTCAGCAGGTCGCCGAGCTGTGCGACCGCGGTATCGTCCTGAAGGATGGCGAGGTGGTCTTCGACGGAGAGACGAATCAGGCCATCTCGGCGCTGCGCGACGTGCTCGAGGGCCGCCGCGTCGGCGAGGCACCGCCGGAGCAGACGCAGCACCCGATCCAGGTGAAGCGAATCGAGCTGCTCGACGCTGCAGGACAGTCGACGAAGGTCGTCGCCGAGGGAGATCCGCTGACCGTCCGCGTGCACGTCGATGCCCTCCGCCCCATCGAGCGCTGGGAGCTCGGCTTCAGTATCGACACGCCCCTCGGGCACATGGCCCTCGCAAGCAACACCGAAGTGCTCGGGGTGCGGCTCGACCCGATCTCGGGCCCGACTCAGGTGGATCTGACGATCGACGCGACGCACTTCGGACCTGGGCAGTACTTCGTGAACGCGAATGCCGCAGGGGTGAGCGAGGAGAGCAGCCACGGGCTCATGCAGGGCGCGATGTTCACGGTGACCACCGACAACACCACGTTCGGGACCGTCGCTGCCGGCGTGTCGGTCGAACAGGTGCCGGGGCGGTCCGACGACTCGGCCGGGTGA
- a CDS encoding ABC transporter permease, with protein sequence MDNSARYERLAAEPFAIIDSDGLHAGRPGGKLREIFSRGELLNLLVRRDLQARYRDSVLGFLWTVIRPLIQFLMYFIVLGQFLRAAEGIPQFAIYLFSGLTLFAFFSDMVFGATGSILNNAGLVKKIYLPREIFPLASIGAAGFMFTVQLVILLAAAIAVQALPDAVQMLWFFPSVVLILVYGLAIGLLLSALNVYLRDIQYLTEVVMMLAMWGSPIVYSWQMVQDAISRFSLPSWVLEIYAANPITIGVLGFHKAFWGEGTPADYPENLGLRMAIATVVGLVFLVFSHRSFIRMQGNFAQEL encoded by the coding sequence TTGGACAACTCAGCACGGTATGAGCGACTCGCGGCAGAGCCGTTCGCGATCATCGACTCCGATGGGCTGCATGCCGGGCGCCCGGGCGGGAAGCTGCGCGAGATCTTCTCCCGCGGCGAACTGCTGAACCTTCTGGTCCGCCGTGATCTGCAGGCCCGATATCGCGACAGCGTGCTCGGATTCCTGTGGACGGTCATCCGTCCCCTCATCCAGTTCCTGATGTACTTCATCGTCCTGGGCCAGTTCCTCCGCGCCGCGGAGGGGATCCCCCAGTTCGCGATCTACCTGTTCTCGGGCCTGACCCTGTTCGCGTTCTTCAGCGACATGGTCTTCGGCGCCACCGGATCGATCCTCAACAACGCCGGTCTCGTGAAGAAGATCTACCTGCCCCGCGAGATCTTCCCACTGGCGAGCATCGGAGCGGCCGGGTTCATGTTCACCGTGCAGCTGGTGATCCTGCTCGCGGCCGCGATCGCTGTGCAGGCACTGCCGGATGCCGTGCAGATGCTGTGGTTCTTCCCGTCCGTCGTGCTCATCCTCGTGTACGGCCTCGCGATCGGGCTCCTCCTGTCGGCGCTGAACGTCTACCTGCGTGACATCCAATACCTCACCGAAGTGGTCATGATGCTCGCGATGTGGGGTTCGCCCATCGTCTACTCGTGGCAGATGGTGCAGGACGCGATCTCCCGCTTCTCCCTTCCGTCCTGGGTGCTCGAGATCTACGCGGCCAACCCGATCACGATCGGAGTGCTCGGATTCCACAAGGCCTTCTGGGGTGAGGGAACACCGGCCGACTACCCGGAGAACCTGGGACTGCGGATGGCGATCGCCACGGTCGTCGGCCTCGTCTTCCTCGTCTTCTCGCACCGGTCCTTCATCCGCATGCAGGGCAACTTCGCTCAGGAACTGTGA
- a CDS encoding glycosyltransferase family 4 protein: protein MTTDSPAAPRAGARTRVLLITGDLIGVRMAGPAIRVWNFADQLADTCNVRIVSWAKIERTSDRFGLHFVHETDDAAMQVHERWADVIVVQGIALRIFPCVAATDRIVVADLYDPFHLEQLEQNKHMPPVEWEEEVSKAVSLLNEQLERADTMICASERQQTLWLGALSALGRVNPLTYTADPTFDAFVRVVPFGLPEDEPVQTRHALKGTVPGIGADDKVLIWGGGIYEWFDPVTLVEAMALVVDDHPDVKLFFMSARHFNPDVPEMKVLGDTIAAADAHGLTDRNVFFNDTWVDYEDRVNFLLDSDIGVSTHPIHLETRFSFRTRILDYLWARLPIITTDGDSFADLVRANRLGAVVPAGDAQALADAIVSVLYDPEVIAAAATGLDRVRTEFTWERAVAPLREFCEDPKAAPDRAAGRRAAGSASERFARILAMPKGRRRDAALFVYYLRTGGISRVTDRLGHRRRRQRRP from the coding sequence GTGACGACCGACTCCCCCGCTGCGCCGCGCGCCGGCGCGCGAACGCGCGTGCTGCTGATCACGGGCGACCTCATCGGCGTGCGGATGGCAGGCCCCGCCATCCGCGTCTGGAACTTCGCCGACCAGCTCGCCGACACCTGCAACGTGCGGATCGTGTCGTGGGCGAAGATCGAGCGCACCTCCGATCGGTTCGGGCTGCACTTCGTGCACGAGACCGATGACGCCGCGATGCAGGTGCACGAGCGGTGGGCCGACGTGATCGTGGTGCAGGGCATCGCGCTGCGCATCTTCCCGTGCGTCGCCGCGACGGACCGCATCGTCGTCGCCGACCTCTACGACCCGTTCCACCTCGAGCAGCTCGAGCAGAACAAGCACATGCCGCCCGTGGAGTGGGAGGAGGAGGTCAGCAAGGCCGTCTCGCTCCTGAACGAGCAGCTCGAGCGCGCCGACACGATGATCTGCGCCTCCGAGCGTCAGCAGACCCTGTGGCTCGGGGCGCTCTCCGCTCTCGGCCGCGTGAACCCCCTCACCTACACCGCCGACCCGACCTTCGACGCTTTCGTGCGCGTGGTGCCGTTCGGCCTCCCCGAGGACGAGCCGGTGCAGACCCGGCACGCGCTCAAGGGCACGGTGCCCGGGATCGGCGCCGACGACAAGGTGCTCATCTGGGGCGGCGGCATCTACGAGTGGTTCGACCCGGTGACGCTCGTCGAGGCGATGGCCCTCGTCGTCGACGACCATCCCGACGTGAAGCTGTTCTTCATGAGCGCGCGCCATTTCAACCCCGACGTGCCCGAGATGAAGGTGCTCGGCGACACCATCGCCGCCGCCGACGCCCACGGACTCACCGATCGGAACGTGTTCTTCAACGACACGTGGGTCGACTACGAGGACCGCGTCAACTTCCTGCTCGACTCCGACATCGGCGTCAGCACCCACCCGATCCACCTCGAGACGCGCTTCTCGTTCCGCACCCGCATCCTCGACTACCTCTGGGCGCGGCTGCCGATCATCACGACCGACGGCGACAGCTTCGCCGACCTCGTGCGCGCGAACCGTCTCGGCGCCGTGGTGCCCGCAGGCGACGCGCAGGCGCTCGCCGACGCGATCGTCTCGGTGCTCTACGACCCCGAGGTGATCGCCGCCGCAGCCACCGGTCTCGATCGCGTCCGCACCGAGTTCACGTGGGAGCGGGCCGTCGCGCCGCTGCGCGAGTTCTGCGAAGACCCGAAAGCGGCGCCCGACCGCGCCGCGGGCCGACGCGCGGCGGGCTCCGCGAGCGAGCGGTTCGCCCGCATCCTCGCGATGCCGAAGGGCCGGCGCCGCGACGCCGCACTGTTCGTGTACTACCTGCGCACCGGCGGGATCTCGCGGGTCACCGACCGTCTCGGCCACCGGCGCAGGCGTCAGCGCCGGCCCTGA